The Verrucomicrobiota bacterium genome segment GTCATACCATCACCTTGTATGGTGTCCATACTGAATTTCAACCGGATTTGACCACGCTTGGTAATTATATCGCGCACGTCAACGGCTGGTTTTATCAAGTGGGTGGCCGTTATACCTTGCCCTTGTTTGATATCGGCAAATATAATCACCAATTGTCGGCGGGTTACGATTATAAGAAGTTTAATAACGATGCTGATTTTGGTGGCACCGGAATGTTTAATTCCATGGCCACGGTTCGGGAGTTTGTCGGCGGCTACTCGGGTGCCTTAAACGATTCACTCGGCGAGTTGACCTTCAACGGCAATGTATATTACAGCCCATGGCACGATCAGAAGATGCAGGAATCCTATACCCTCATCCGCAACGGTTCTCAGTTACAATTCTTCTTGGTTCGCGCCGAAGGCAAACGGGTGATAAAATTACCGCTGACCACCGACTGGCGTAATAACAGTTCCGCCAAATGTTGGACCGTGGTGGCCAAGGGCTCTTACCAATACAGCCCCAATGTGTTGGTGCCCAGTGAGCAGTTTGGGATTGGTGGTTTTGGCACGGTGCGCGGGTATAATGAGCGTATTGCCAACGGGGATCGTGGTTATAGCGTCAGCGCGGAGTTGCGGACGCCATTCATCCAGTTGTCAAAGGACCGTTCCACTCCGGTGGCCACGCAATTGTATGGTTTTTACGATCGTGGCGCCATTACCGTAAACGGTGATTTAACGAACCCCCATGCCGATCTTGCCTCGGTGGGCGGCGGAATAAACCTGCAGGTGACGACCCATTTCCAAGTGCGGGCGGAATACGGCTGGCAATTGGTCCGCGACAGTGTGATCCTTACAGCGCCTGGTGCTGACCAAAAGCGTTCGCGGGCGCATATCTCTGCCGTATTGAGTTTTTAGGCATAATACCATTTAATTGTTGCAATTTTATGGCCCGTTCAGGCAACTGCGAAGTTCTGAACGGGCCTTTTGTTTGCCCGCGAAAGTACGGATGACGATACCGAACGATAATCGGCCACAGCAACTGGCGCATCGCATCAAATCATTACTATGGCAGCTAAAGTAGAAGTCCGGTGGGCGTTTAAATTCGCCATTCAAATCGAGGAACTGCGCAAGCGCAGCGCAGCCTACTCGCGCAATGTTCAAGATACCATCCAGCAAGAAGCGTTGGCCGAAGCGCTGAAGGAAATTCCCGCCGACCAACACTCGGCCTACTGTAGCGCGCTGAAGGAGGAGATGCCGGATTTTCCCTTTGACACTGCAAAGCCAAAGCCGGTTTTGCCCGGCGATGACGCACCAGTTATTTCCGTTGCGTCCATTTTGGAAATGATCGGGGCCTTGTCTCAGGAGGAGAAACAGCAGTTGGTCAACGAGCTTGAAGTCATGCGCCAACCGCCTGACGGAGCGGATGGCTCGCCGCTTGAGCGTCTGATTCAGGAAGCGGGCAGCCTTACCGTGGAGGAACGCAAGCATTATAGCGAACAGTTAGCGGCGGCTGGTTTCATTATTCACCAAGAGCGCCCATCCGAACCACCTTTGGAGGCCTTGATCAAGCTGGTTCCCACCTTTACCAAACAGCAAAACGAAGCCGTTGCTAAACGCCTTGCCAATGCCGGGTTGGCGCTGGAAAAGCCGACGGGAAAGCCGACGGATGGCCGGATCATTCAACCGACCAGCAGTGTGCAGTGGCCGGCGAGTTTAACCAACCTGTCTGGCATCACCGCCGGGGATTGGGTGATGGCAAACCGGGCGGTGGAAATGCTGGCAATTTTGCTCGAACAAGTCATTCGATACGAGATGATCTGGAACATCTGGGCTCAAATGAACCCGGATGGCATCCAGGAAGAGCACCGTGAACTCTCGGAATTGGCGCTAGGTTTTTTGAAAGACAATAATTCGACGTGGACTCCACAGGATATTCGGCAATGCGTCGAGCGGACTACCTCACTGGGCACGGCCATGATTGTGGCGGTGGGTGGGACTGCGCCACAATATTTGGAAAAAGTATGTGACCCACTCAACCCGGAAATTATCCAGGCCAAGGCCTTTGACACTAAGAAGATGTTGGAAAGCTTGGACGCGGCAAGTTGGTTGATTTTTAAGGACCATGCGCAGACCAAGTTGAATGTGCCAGCGATGGTTACGGAGATGAATGCCATTTGGGCAGAAGGGGTCAAAGCGTTGATGCGACAGGCCCCCGGCAGCCGGGCGAGTCCGCCGGCGGAAAACACCGATGACCATTCTGGTGAAGCACCGCTGGTGATGGGGGCGGATGAATAACGATTGTAAATACAAATAATACTGTATGACCTTACTCGAATTAACCGAGCCCATCTTTCAGTATGTCTGCCAGCTGAACCGGGTGGCGCGCGCGGCAAATCAAATGTGCAGCGTGGCCGAGACCAGCGTTCGCTCTAAGGCCAACGTGATGGATTTTGACAGCACACGCCGCAAGGTGAATACCCTCTTGGACGTGTTCTTGCGCACGAGTCGCACCGATTCCCGGTTGATTCCCCTGGCGCGCAAGGCCGAGACGCTATTGGTCTTATTTATTGATGATATCATCGCCCAGAGCAAGCTTGGATTCGTCGCCAAGTGGCGGGATAATTGGCTGGCGCAAGAGCGCAACAAGTTGTCGTCCGAAGAACCGAAATCGCCCGGAGAAAAGAAATCCCCCGACGCGCAGAAAGCGGCTGGCGATCAGAAATTTATTGAATTGCTCGAAAGCACCATCCGGGCGGTGGATGATGGGGATAAAGACATGCTGGAGTTGTTGCCGGTTTTTTATATCTGCATTGGCTTGGGCTACACCGGGAGCAAGCCGAACAATCCGGACTATTGGCACAAATGCATGGAGGACCTTGCTTCGTACATCACGCCCATGATTGCCACTAATTCTGCGGGAAACATGGCGCACAACCGCATCACCCCCAAGGCGTATGATCATACGGATACTGCGATTCTTTCCGAAGCCCCCAGCACCATTGTCAAGCTGATCGGCGTGCTGTTTGTCTGCTTCGCTCTGGCGGTGGGCGGTTTCTATGTGAGTATGTACCGTGGCGCGTCCAAGGCGTTGCAACAATCGTTGCTGGAAATCAAAAACGTCGGCACGCAGAAATAAATCCCAAAAGTAATTTATTATGGAAAAAAGTGCATTTTGGCAGGCGTGGGGCCGCTGGGTGATTATCAGCGTGGTGACCTTGCTGCTGTTGGGAGTCGGCATTGCCTATTTTTCGGGCCAATGGAAATTTTTGCTGATGCTGCTGTTGCTGGTAACGCTGGGGCTGGGGCTGGGTTTTTTCTGGATCGGGATGGTCCGGGCATCGCAGAGCAGCCGGTTTTTGAACAAGGTGGTATCCAGTTTGTCGGGCAGCGTGAGCATGGATGGATTGTCGAGGGAAGAGATTGCCAACTTGGGCCGGGTGAAAGATGCTTTTTTGGATGGGATTAAAGAATACAAGACATGTGGTAAGAATTTATATGAGGTGCCGTGGTATGTGGTTGTTGGTGAGACTGGCTCGGGTAAAACCGAAGCCATCCGGCATAGTGCCGTTGGTTTTCCGGCGCGGCTGCAAGATAAGTTACAAGGGACGGGTGGCACGTACAACATGCACTGGTGGTTCACAAACCAAGCGGTGTTGCTCGACACCGCCGGCCGCCTGATGTTTGAAGATGCCAAAGGGGCCAAGGTCACGGAGTGGCAGGAGTTTCTGCGTTTGATCAAGGAATTCCGTCCCCGTTGTCCCATCAACGGGCTGTTGCTGGTGATCCCATCCACCAGCTTGATCAAAGACTCCAGCAAAGAGGTCGAGCAAAAATCCGCGATTATTGCCCGGCAACTATATGTGTTGCAGGAGGCGTTGGGTGTGCGGTTTCCGGTCTTCATTTTGGTGACCAAATGCGACCTCATTACGGGATTTCGTGAATTTTTTGACAGTATGTCAAATTTCCAATCACTCAAACAAATCGTTGGCTGGTCCAATCCCGATCCGCTGGACAAACCTTTTCAGACCGAGTTGGTGGATCAGTACTTGACGGATATCACCAGCGAGGTGAGGAAATGGTGCATGGGGATTCTGCAAGACCCGGTGCCGGTGGCCACTGACAACCGCCGGGTGGATGAAGTGGACGTGCTCTATAGTTTCCCGGCTAGTATGGCCCAGTTGTCCACTACGTTGCGAGTGTATCTGGATAACATTTTTACCCAGGATGCCTTTGGTCTGCCGCCGTTGTTTTTGCGTGGCATTTATTTTACTTCCGCGATGCGCCCCCAAGGCTGGGCACCGGACAAGGAATTGCTGGCCGCGTTGGGCTTTGAGGTGGGTGAGACCAAGCCGGTGCCGAAACCGTGTTTCCTCCAGGATTTATTCCTCAAGAAAATCTTCCAGGAAAAAGGCCTGATCGTCGAGAACAGCATTAAAAGCCCCAAAAAATCGCGTCGTTCATGGAAAATGGCCATGTTTACCGCCGGTTTTGCCGCGCTGGCAGTGTTATCAGTAGCGGCTTGGTTGAGTGTGGGCAGTTTACGCGACAGCATCAAACGGCATAGCGATTATTGGAGTGCGGCCACCAGGCTGGGGTGGGAAGGCAATGTCCTCAAAGCCGGTTTATTTACCCCGCTGGATCGAGGGAATTATGACCTTATTCCAATGACCAACATCGAGGTGGGCGGGGTCGTCATGCCGGTCGGGGAGTATCACACGGGGTTGGTTGCCATCGCGCAGCGAAAATTGGATCGCAATTGGATGTTCCCCGGCTTGGTGGATGAATACAACCAGAACAGCTTCAGCGCCCAGCGCGTGGTGTTTGAGGCCAGTGTGATCAGGCCGCTGTTGGGTGCCGCCCGCCGCAAAATGAGCCGGCCCGCAAGTCCGGATGCGTCCGCTACCAACCTTGGCCCGGCGTTGATGGCGTTGATCCAGCTCGAAGCAGACGTTCAAAAAAGGCAGCGCCACCCAGGAATGAACGGCCTGACTTGGGGCCAAGCGGAGCAGTTTATCAGCCCCCTCTACCAATTTGCCGCCCCGGATCCGGCGATGGCCGACTCGGCCACGCTCACTAATTTGGTTGCCGCCATGGTCTGGACCTACGGTTCAAATAAACAGGTCCAGGTCGAGTGGCCACCCAAAGAGCTGGCGGAAATTTCATCCCCTTCCAAGTCATTGGCCGATCATCCCGCAATCAACGCCGGGTTGGATCTTTTTTTCCGGAGCCTCGATCATCGGGCGCAAGCTGATGACGGCAAACGCCGGCAACTCGACGAACGCCTGAGCCAGCTTAAGGCGCTCGAAACTTGCTACCAAAATTATCTCGAACTGGAGAAGAAACTGTTTGAAGCCGCCCAAGCCGGGGTGGACGTGGACCCCCGATACGACACGCTCAAACAGGCTAAAGTCGAGATGAATAAGCGGTATGAGGACCTTACCAGGGCGGGGGGGCTGGGTGGCGAAAACGGGGGCGCCTTGGGAGTGCTGACGGATGAAATGACCCTCCTGGATAGGGTGGCAAACACTGCCGCGCTTGAATATTCGGATTGCAAACTGTTCGGCGATATTCGCCAACGGCTCGCGGAGGCGCAGCAGGAGTCCTTGCGAAAAGCCAAACTGGATGAAAAAGCGCTGGCCGAGAAAATGCGGCTCGAGAAATTTTTAATGGAATGGAAAACCAACGAAAAGTACATCAAAGTCCGGCTGGAGCTTTACGATGATGCCAAACGCTCCAGCGCGAGCATTCCGTCCATGTCGGACAAGCCGGGACGAAAAGGACGGCCATTGGCGGATGCGCTCCAGACCTTGGCTGCACCGATTGACCAACGAATCGGGGAATACTCCGGGCCACTAAAAACCGAAGCAGGGATAATTGCCGGTTACTATGCCAAGCTCACCGCCACCGGGTGCCGACGCGCGTACTTTGATAATTATCTTAAAAAAATGCGCGAATACCTCGCGGCGCGGGAAGCCTTTCCGTTGTTCAAAGATGCCACGGCTAATTTGGATTATTCAACCCCGGCGGATTTAAACGATAAACTCAAGGAACTGGAAGATACGCTCGGCCTATACCAGCTCGATTTTCAAAACAGCGAGGTGGAATCGCAAGCCGTAATGGCCGGCGGCGGAGAATGGAACAAGGGGAAGGCATTGGTGGAATCCGTGTTAAAGGTCACCCGGGCCCTCTCCGGCTCCGGGCAGGGGCTGCCGGCGGTCACCGTTACTCTTTTGGGCTGGGACAAATCCGTTGAACGCCAGAAATGGCGTGAACATTGGCGGGGCGCTCAGTTTTCAACCCAGACTCGTAAATACCGGGGCATAATCCTCGGTTCCACCACCTCGCTCAACCTTGATGCGCCACTGGTTTTGGATGACATGTTGGTGGTCGTGGTGGCGGAGAATGAAAATGATGATAGTAATTCCCTGCAAAAACGATTTTTTATGGATGATCGCTGGGCCATGTTGCGACTCTATTTGGGTAAAAAGCCGTTCCCGGCGGAGCGCGGGTTGGACCGCCGGGGTTTCACGGTTCGCTTGGTGATGGATTTGCCCGACTATAACAAAAGTGAGTTGCCTTTGGAAATCCGCTTTGATCGCGAATTACCCAGGCCCGATGAATGGCCGTCGAAATTAGAGTAATTTGGTGTTGGCAAGGTGTACTATGAGCGCGTTTTACGATAAATTTTTGCAGGCTGCTGCCTCCGAAACGGAGCGGCGCCCCAAAGTTTTTTTAGCCGCGTTTGGTAAACATCCCGGCTGGAATGACCACATGGACAACGTCGGTTTGGATACCGGCACGCTTTCCATCGCGAAATCCCTCATGTACGTCGAGGGGATCGGCAAGCAGATTGATTCGGGGGATTGGACCAAGCTGGAGGATGGCAAACGGCTGTCACAATTCGGGCATCTCTTTCTTTGGCGACGGGCGGGCCAATTCATGTTGGGCCGTATGTGGCCGTCCTCCGATGGCATTGGTCGCGCGGCCTATCCCATGATTGTTTGCGCTCAGTGCCAGGGTGTGCCCCTGCGAAAAGCGCTGCTGCGGATGGTGCCCAAGCTCGAGGAAATCGAAACCGCCTGCCAGCAGGTCAAGACCGCCCAGGAAGTGCGCAGCATCATTGCCAAATATCGCGAGGAATTGAATCAAATCGCGGTGGCGCCGGATGCCCCGGTGGACGCTGGCGAGGTCCCGGATGTCCGGCCCAAGCCGACGCCTGCCTTGTTGGATAAAGAAAGCGAAGGCTGGTTACGGGTATTGTACCAGCTCAGCGAGCATTTTGGCCCGTACGCGCTGGGGAGTTTTTCTGCGCAAACCAGCCCGGACGGCCTGCGTCCCCAACAAATTCGTTTGCCCGCCCAGTCCGCCTCGCCGTTTCAGGCGCTGTTGTTTTGGGAACAATTTTTATCCACCCAACTGTCACCGGAGGTACCGCTCCTGCTCGTGTTGCCATTGGGCCAGAACTGGGTGGATGCCATCGTGGGTGAGCCCCGGGTCGATTCCTGGTATTGTCTGCGCGTGAACACCAAAGTCACTCCAGTGGCCAGCGATGTGCCCTATGAGTTGACGGCGGAATTTGTGGAGCGGGCACGTCGGTGTATCGCCGCATTCCAGGTTGGGCAGCCGACGGAGTCGCTGGCGTTTAAACCCGTTGAAGCGCAGTCGCCGGAAGGAATGGCGGGAATCTACGATAAACTTTCCGTGCTGCGAGGTGGGTGGTTCAAGCGGTGGTACGTGTGGGTGGGGATTGGCGTTGCGGTGCTGGGGCTGTTGGGCGTGTTATTGATGGCTTTGCTGGGCAGGGGTGGAACGGGCACTCTCTCCGTGACCAGTTCTCCGGTGGCGGTGGAAATCGTAGATCATACCGGACGCAGTTTGGGTACTGTGCCGGAGGATGGGCGGAGCCCATTAACATTATCCTTGGCGGCTGGAAAAAGGACGTTGATCGCCAAAGCTCCCGGATTTGGAGATCAAACGAACCAGTTTTTAATTCAAAACGAGCAGGTGGTTCCGTGGAAGGTGGTCTTCCCTTCCGGTACGGTAAACCTGATCAGCGACCCACCCGGAGCCGAGGTTAAGATGGGCACCCGTAGCCTGGGGGTTACTCCGCTGAACGATCTACCGGTGCCGGTGGGATCGGTTGAATTTCGACTGGCAGCGCGTGGATATTGTCCAACCAATGTTCAGGTTGTCGTAACCAAAGACGGCTATAAGACTGTCAAGCTACAATTGGAACAACTAAAAGGCACGGTGTTGTTTTCCAATGCGTTCGCCAAACTGCAATATTTGGACGAAAACGGAAATGCTTTGGGGGGGCCTGTGAATCCGGGAAAAATGCTTGTCCTGCCGTATCCGCCGGGAACGTATAAGTTCAAGGCCAAGTTGTTGGAAGAAGTGATTCGCGATGATACGAATGACATTATTTCGGAAAGCACGGTAACGGTTAAAGCGGAAGCGCAGGTTCTGGCCGACTTTCGCTGCGACTGTGGGCATTTGTTGATCACGATGATACCTCCCAACGCCAAGTTGGAAATCAACAAGCAGGAGGTCAGCCTATCGGTTGGCAAGTACTTGTTCCAAAAGGCAGGTTTTAAGGCAACGTATGTGGTCACGGCGGAGGGATATACCCCATTGATAACCAATTACGTGGCGCAACCAGGACTCAATCAACTTGCCCTGCAATTGGAGAAAGACCAGCATTTGCGGGTGAAACTGGATAGCTTTCCGCCCGGAGCCGAAATCGTATCCGATCCGAAAAGGGAGCAGGGAATACCGATCACCCAAATTACCAACCGTAATCAGCTCCCGCCCCAACCCAGAGTATATCTCCGCCAGTATGATCTGAGTGATCCGAAAGAGACACGTGGCACCAATGTGGCGGGCGTGGTGGAAATAAGTTATGAATTCAGTTGTGGGCTGGCGGAACTGAGCAGTTCTCCGCCGGGCGCAGTGGTTTATTATGGCAATAAAAAAATTGAAACCCCAACGCGATGGTGGTTCAAGCCCGGGCCTTTGGAATTGACGATGGTGTTAGGGGGTAAAACGAACGTTGTTAGCGCGTATATCGTTCCCGATAAATCCACGAACATCACGGGTAACTTTATCACCAATGTGGCAGCGATGCCCACTGGCACCCCTGCTATGACAGTCGGTTTCAAGAAAGCAGGGACGTTTACGAACTCGATCGGCATGGTTCTAACCTGGATACCCAATCTGCCAGGGACCAAGGGAGCTTATGTTGGAAGATTCGAGGTTTCACAGAATGAATTCTCCAA includes the following:
- a CDS encoding type VI secretion protein IcmF/TssM N-terminal domain-containing protein — protein: MEKSAFWQAWGRWVIISVVTLLLLGVGIAYFSGQWKFLLMLLLLVTLGLGLGFFWIGMVRASQSSRFLNKVVSSLSGSVSMDGLSREEIANLGRVKDAFLDGIKEYKTCGKNLYEVPWYVVVGETGSGKTEAIRHSAVGFPARLQDKLQGTGGTYNMHWWFTNQAVLLDTAGRLMFEDAKGAKVTEWQEFLRLIKEFRPRCPINGLLLVIPSTSLIKDSSKEVEQKSAIIARQLYVLQEALGVRFPVFILVTKCDLITGFREFFDSMSNFQSLKQIVGWSNPDPLDKPFQTELVDQYLTDITSEVRKWCMGILQDPVPVATDNRRVDEVDVLYSFPASMAQLSTTLRVYLDNIFTQDAFGLPPLFLRGIYFTSAMRPQGWAPDKELLAALGFEVGETKPVPKPCFLQDLFLKKIFQEKGLIVENSIKSPKKSRRSWKMAMFTAGFAALAVLSVAAWLSVGSLRDSIKRHSDYWSAATRLGWEGNVLKAGLFTPLDRGNYDLIPMTNIEVGGVVMPVGEYHTGLVAIAQRKLDRNWMFPGLVDEYNQNSFSAQRVVFEASVIRPLLGAARRKMSRPASPDASATNLGPALMALIQLEADVQKRQRHPGMNGLTWGQAEQFISPLYQFAAPDPAMADSATLTNLVAAMVWTYGSNKQVQVEWPPKELAEISSPSKSLADHPAINAGLDLFFRSLDHRAQADDGKRRQLDERLSQLKALETCYQNYLELEKKLFEAAQAGVDVDPRYDTLKQAKVEMNKRYEDLTRAGGLGGENGGALGVLTDEMTLLDRVANTAALEYSDCKLFGDIRQRLAEAQQESLRKAKLDEKALAEKMRLEKFLMEWKTNEKYIKVRLELYDDAKRSSASIPSMSDKPGRKGRPLADALQTLAAPIDQRIGEYSGPLKTEAGIIAGYYAKLTATGCRRAYFDNYLKKMREYLAAREAFPLFKDATANLDYSTPADLNDKLKELEDTLGLYQLDFQNSEVESQAVMAGGGEWNKGKALVESVLKVTRALSGSGQGLPAVTVTLLGWDKSVERQKWREHWRGAQFSTQTRKYRGIILGSTTSLNLDAPLVLDDMLVVVVAENENDDSNSLQKRFFMDDRWAMLRLYLGKKPFPAERGLDRRGFTVRLVMDLPDYNKSELPLEIRFDRELPRPDEWPSKLE
- a CDS encoding PEGA domain-containing protein yields the protein MSAFYDKFLQAAASETERRPKVFLAAFGKHPGWNDHMDNVGLDTGTLSIAKSLMYVEGIGKQIDSGDWTKLEDGKRLSQFGHLFLWRRAGQFMLGRMWPSSDGIGRAAYPMIVCAQCQGVPLRKALLRMVPKLEEIETACQQVKTAQEVRSIIAKYREELNQIAVAPDAPVDAGEVPDVRPKPTPALLDKESEGWLRVLYQLSEHFGPYALGSFSAQTSPDGLRPQQIRLPAQSASPFQALLFWEQFLSTQLSPEVPLLLVLPLGQNWVDAIVGEPRVDSWYCLRVNTKVTPVASDVPYELTAEFVERARRCIAAFQVGQPTESLAFKPVEAQSPEGMAGIYDKLSVLRGGWFKRWYVWVGIGVAVLGLLGVLLMALLGRGGTGTLSVTSSPVAVEIVDHTGRSLGTVPEDGRSPLTLSLAAGKRTLIAKAPGFGDQTNQFLIQNEQVVPWKVVFPSGTVNLISDPPGAEVKMGTRSLGVTPLNDLPVPVGSVEFRLAARGYCPTNVQVVVTKDGYKTVKLQLEQLKGTVLFSNAFAKLQYLDENGNALGGPVNPGKMLVLPYPPGTYKFKAKLLEEVIRDDTNDIISESTVTVKAEAQVLADFRCDCGHLLITMIPPNAKLEINKQEVSLSVGKYLFQKAGFKATYVVTAEGYTPLITNYVAQPGLNQLALQLEKDQHLRVKLDSFPPGAEIVSDPKREQGIPITQITNRNQLPPQPRVYLRQYDLSDPKETRGTNVAGVVEISYEFSCGLAELSSSPPGAVVYYGNKKIETPTRWWFKPGPLELTMVLGGKTNVVSAYIVPDKSTNITGNFITNVAAMPTGTPAMTVGFKKAGTFTNSIGMVLTWIPNLPGTKGAYVGRFEVSQNEFSKVTKREPSEFNQAKLTNLWSPDLPVDSVSVKEAQEFCRQLTAQEHQLKRLPENAEYTLPTLKQWQIFADEPFYWDKENGLGRLQRDNAIRDIDGQPMDHSKANDNSYGLAFTMGNLKEWCKSEAASGPTWHLAGGCYTNVMDVFSAKKVVSGILNDSANIVAPETKSTVGGFRCILIEK
- a CDS encoding ShlB/FhaC/HecB family hemolysin secretion/activation protein, with the translated sequence MKLTITILLLGSMAAWSQQRKPDATKPPERKPVAATAPAAETVKGDATKLVAEKPLKSIVIVASPAKVVTAGRKDLKPGVTVEGPDFLKYQWDFVKALKPYLGKPLSEQSLYAMQRDIILYCRAKDHPVVDVFLAVQEIEDSIQIAVIEGKVGAVIVNNEGKKWFSDKFIKNNNHLKPGSSISERRLLNDLAWMNRNPMFREVTASYKQSSIGEGSTDLIFNVNDRFPLRPYVGYEDSLSEILGRHSLFGGFNYGNLFGLDHQLNYQYTSGFDLDRYKSHYGSYILPLPWRHTITLYGVHTEFQPDLTTLGNYIAHVNGWFYQVGGRYTLPLFDIGKYNHQLSAGYDYKKFNNDADFGGTGMFNSMATVREFVGGYSGALNDSLGELTFNGNVYYSPWHDQKMQESYTLIRNGSQLQFFLVRAEGKRVIKLPLTTDWRNNSSAKCWTVVAKGSYQYSPNVLVPSEQFGIGGFGTVRGYNERIANGDRGYSVSAELRTPFIQLSKDRSTPVATQLYGFYDRGAITVNGDLTNPHADLASVGGGINLQVTTHFQVRAEYGWQLVRDSVILTAPGADQKRSRAHISAVLSF